From a region of the Sebastes umbrosus isolate fSebUmb1 chromosome 10, fSebUmb1.pri, whole genome shotgun sequence genome:
- the grem2a gene encoding gremlin-2 isoform X1 — protein sequence MIGNIDIRMLWRITLPVILAGVLCITAETKKHRPQGSIPSPYKTKGNLSSERHHRLLHQKPEVLSSSREALVVTERRYLRRDWCKTQPLRQTISEEGCRSRTVVNRFCYGQCNSFYIPRHMGPSSGQGQNRGQASGSGRKSHNKAQEPFQSCSFCRPHRITQLTVQLDCPDLQPPFRHRKVQRVKQCRCMSVDVGGHGKL from the exons ATGATTGGCAATATTGACATCAG AATGCTGTGGAGAATAACTCTCCCGGTCATACTGGCTGGGGTGCTCTGCATCACCGCAGAGACCAAAAAGCACCGGCCCCAGGGATCCATCCCATCCCCGTACAAGACCAAAGGGAACCTGTCCTCAGAACGTCACCACCGGCTACTGCATCAGAAACCAGAGGTGCTGTCCTCCAGCCGGGAGGCCCTGGTCGTGACGGAGCGCCGCTACCTCCGCAGAGACTGGTGCAAGACCCAACCGCTCCGCCAGACCATCAGCGAGGAGGGCTGCCGCAGCCGCACTGTGGTCAACCGCTTTTGCTACGGCCAGTGCAACTCCTTCTACATCCCCCGCCACATGGGCCCCAGCTCGGGTCAGGGCCAGAATCGAGGCCAGGCCTCGGGCTCCGGAAGGAAAAGCCACAACAAGGCCCAGGAGCCGTTCCAGTCCTGCTCCTTCTGCAGGCCGCACCGCATCACACAGCTCACGGTGCAGCTGGACTGCCCAGACCTGCAGCCCCCTTTCAGACACCGTAAGGTGCAGAGGGTCAAACAGTGTCGCTGCATGTCTGTAGATGTGGGCGGCCATGGGAAACTGTGA
- the grem2a gene encoding gremlin-2 isoform X2, with amino-acid sequence MLWRITLPVILAGVLCITAETKKHRPQGSIPSPYKTKGNLSSERHHRLLHQKPEVLSSSREALVVTERRYLRRDWCKTQPLRQTISEEGCRSRTVVNRFCYGQCNSFYIPRHMGPSSGQGQNRGQASGSGRKSHNKAQEPFQSCSFCRPHRITQLTVQLDCPDLQPPFRHRKVQRVKQCRCMSVDVGGHGKL; translated from the coding sequence ATGCTGTGGAGAATAACTCTCCCGGTCATACTGGCTGGGGTGCTCTGCATCACCGCAGAGACCAAAAAGCACCGGCCCCAGGGATCCATCCCATCCCCGTACAAGACCAAAGGGAACCTGTCCTCAGAACGTCACCACCGGCTACTGCATCAGAAACCAGAGGTGCTGTCCTCCAGCCGGGAGGCCCTGGTCGTGACGGAGCGCCGCTACCTCCGCAGAGACTGGTGCAAGACCCAACCGCTCCGCCAGACCATCAGCGAGGAGGGCTGCCGCAGCCGCACTGTGGTCAACCGCTTTTGCTACGGCCAGTGCAACTCCTTCTACATCCCCCGCCACATGGGCCCCAGCTCGGGTCAGGGCCAGAATCGAGGCCAGGCCTCGGGCTCCGGAAGGAAAAGCCACAACAAGGCCCAGGAGCCGTTCCAGTCCTGCTCCTTCTGCAGGCCGCACCGCATCACACAGCTCACGGTGCAGCTGGACTGCCCAGACCTGCAGCCCCCTTTCAGACACCGTAAGGTGCAGAGGGTCAAACAGTGTCGCTGCATGTCTGTAGATGTGGGCGGCCATGGGAAACTGTGA